DNA from Desulfuromonas sp. AOP6:
TGAAAAAGTTTGTTTAGAATAAAAATTGTCTGTAATGAAATCGCGCGCTTGGGCCACAGGATGGCCGGTAAAAATGTTCTAGAAGACTATAGCAACACTGTTCGGATTGCAAGAACTTTGTTTCATTTTCGCCCCTCTTTGGGGGTGGACACGGGGGGGGGAACTGGTGTATATATTCCCGATGAACGGACAATAAACAGGAAAAGGAGGTGATTCCTTTGGCTCACACCATTACTGACGAGTGTATCAACTGCGGTGCTTGCGAACCCGCTTGCCCCGTTGACGCCATCAGCGAGCAGGGTGACGCTCGCGTCATCGATGCAGCTACCTGCACTGATTGCGGCGCCTGTGTCGACACCTGCCCCGTCGACGCGATCAACGCTCCCTGATCGACCCGTACCAAGGGGCGGCTCTCGGGCCGCCCCTGATTTTTTCAGCGAATCCCCTGGTGTTTTTTCCTTGGTGAACGGGAGGTGCGTATGTTCGGACTGGGCGCTACGGAGCTTGTCATCATTCTCGTGCTGGTGCTGGTGATTTTCGGTGCCGGCAAGTTGCCCGAAATCGGCGGCGCCTTGGGCAAGGGCATCCGCAACTTCAAGAAGGCCACCCAGGAAGCAGATGAAATAGATGTCAGTCCTGATCGCAAGGATAAAGACGAGGAGCCGAAGTAGGATACTCAGTCTGGACGCTTCAACGAAAAAAGCCGCACATCGTGCGGCTTTTTTCGTTGGTATCGAAGCGATTACTGCTTGGAGCCGGGTTTTGAGTCGGCCATTTCGACCGTGAACTCGCTCAGGTCGCTCGGCAGGTTCTTGAAGACGATGGTGAAGGGAATGCGGGCACCGGGAGCGACGTTGAGGTTGGAGAGGGAGTCGCCGAACTGATTGTTCATGGCTTCTTCGATTTTGTCAAAAGGCCATTCCTGCAGTTCTGTTGTCGTCAGGCGATTGCCGCAGAAGACTGTCTGTTGCAGCAGGGCTTTACCGTTCGGGTTGTAGAGAACGCCCTTGACGGCAATCGCCGAGCGAACTTCCTTGAACTGGTTGACTGCCTGGCCGTGAATGACAAAGAGTTCCCCGGCCTCACGGTTGCTGACAAAGGCGCTGGTGAGATCGGTGATCTGGAT
Protein-coding regions in this window:
- a CDS encoding 4Fe-4S binding protein; this encodes MAHTITDECINCGACEPACPVDAISEQGDARVIDAATCTDCGACVDTCPVDAINAP
- a CDS encoding twin-arginine translocase TatA/TatE family subunit; its protein translation is MFGLGATELVIILVLVLVIFGAGKLPEIGGALGKGIRNFKKATQEADEIDVSPDRKDKDEEPK